Proteins co-encoded in one Aggregicoccus sp. 17bor-14 genomic window:
- a CDS encoding RHS repeat-associated core domain-containing protein, with translation MFNRKTASFRALTSTLAVLTTLFLSGQPLSQALAAERAQRQSLAEAAQQLGLSPAQLADPEAYFAQQRSEATARRKAALDEARTYAQAQVQQQRLARAKAEAQRVGAADPDAPVLRALAEARAQRLSDAQTQAKLAALNAPGLGEALRRGAPRPPERSFAPSRAQQLKVQQRTPRLAPRHGALTPQLRELYAEAQGGQTWVEQWNGALVPVQDVLQGHGAPRVQVASYGAGALAGVMAALPTPADEDLAQTPETLQTEEVKALAAKLGGTPLALYNWVHTRVEPELYYGSKKGAAATLAEARGNDFDQASLLIALLRASGVPARYEYGAVRLSAAQAQSLTGLEAPALAASLMSRAGIPAQVTEDGKGVLAERAWVRAFVSYGQYRGGGTGGGSGAERLWVRLDPGLKRMAYTQRVNLRGLVTFDFDAYLSGTKAETPLDVFEAQLLAAAQAKNLCNTLDDALLHAQMVQEPLRLLPAEHPAKVEQSLLLFSRPPENMRHFVDLTLDGQAQRFEMAELEGRSLSLRYPGATPADEARISQAGGLENVAPYQVKVAPSLRVDGVEVRRFAPVMPGITQSLTVRTTLPGTSPALSAHQPIAGSVYALGSVGGTPTAERITQLRQQATDAKGEEREDAQAQLALARYAQSLNTASRRITGMQGHVVVPLAVEGMAGRDLKVATGGSSNGTPVALARGLYVLDVNFYQALLSRDADSSGIPALLRLIGHQGSALEHKTWEETLSTPSVSAVRTLQAAASQGVKVYHLSGAHPAGRDALTGYPQDTLSHVDEALAAGWRVTIPERPVNYLQYTQQIGYILENPVTGEGGYRIGQLLNGGASTGPSPTPESGCNACGSSEEVDNSRVDMASGNWREYFVDLKLPNLRLPLLLQRTYASRARGLTDLGYGWISTYGVFLRPEADGDVTYVQDDWREIRFDRQANGTFVTPAGQFFALAAVAGGGWNLRSTDGVQFDFDAAGRLTRMQNASGHKATLVYAGGLLAQVLDTHGQPALTFTHVGSKLTEVKDRAGRSVRYAYEGDALVAATDATGETERYEYDGDLNLTARVDKRGKRYQNFYDFQDRWIGSRNPLGEQTSATYDAVKRASVYTDRNGGQWVRYHNADGNPVAVVDPLGNRTENTWQGGLLRTQKDARGGLTQTTYDARGNVLSIKDPTGALSTWSYDSTFSVVRTQTLAGQSAVFLTYDSAGRLKTRAEAGQTTSYTYDARGMLETVTAPGNAVERFTYTPEGRVETYTSPDSKVTRMAYDPAGFLTSRTDPLQGVERFEPDALGRIKAHVDPAGVRTEYEYDAAGHRTAMVQGTARTTFEFDAGGRMVKRTEPTGAVTRYEYDGEGRMRAQVDPRGGRTVWTRDPLGRVVETVEPDGARNTQLYCANASVGAQPCASVDALGNVTQAELDAAGRITRVVDPLGRLTARTFDAGGRLTSESGPGMAQVTYGYDTWGRIESAASPLLSVSYGYDARGNRSDVRAGGQNTHRVYDLANRVVSDVNPLGRETRYGYDDAGRPQTRTDASGQVHTRVYDAAGRLKERRFDDGTVYTFDYDAHGNRTLERTPSHERHLKYDAVDRLTRVEDVTLGSVIEYAYDAAGNRTKMTVDGVATTYAYDADNRLVRMTDAAGRATTFGYDALGRRAWVSRPNGVRSVYTYDAAGQLLSLVHTRGDAALAGFAYTYNADGTLASKRSVDGSLETYGYDEALRLTSVSYGNGRKVSYTLTAQGTRQAMADMSGVLNGAPQTRTTTYTNNTFNQVTALTSSGAGGATSSTAFAYDPDGNLSTETTGTQVRRHVYDREDRLRELQLPDGTKYQYTYDANGQRVSQQSPQATQRYLTDGVSVLAELDGAGATRTRYLSHPQAIDELLSFEQAGSVYFPLADALGSIYAVTDASGRVVKSYGYDAFGERTSSTSGGPQLALGFMGREHDASGLRYHRDRYASPALGRWTQPDRRGMADGFNLYAFARGNPVSGRDPFGFDTEMIIWQPVYAIEHYKSAGGHVSMRINDMSYSWETGGMKKPIPFSEYLEAQKYREGNGYILDFTPLQESQLEYTLLESTDFNEPDAIFGVYNLITRNCGQIASRSLYRAGLSEKLPWYDVHPNDVESWIQGQPFVIGSTYYPQREFEIGLVQSVQMYLTDVISGGYFWSAGDPYLLF, from the coding sequence ATGTTCAATCGCAAGACGGCCAGCTTCCGGGCCCTGACGTCCACCCTCGCAGTCCTCACCACCCTCTTCCTCAGCGGCCAGCCCCTCTCGCAGGCGCTCGCCGCCGAGCGCGCCCAGCGCCAGTCCCTGGCCGAGGCGGCGCAGCAGCTGGGCCTCTCGCCCGCGCAGCTCGCGGACCCCGAGGCCTACTTCGCCCAGCAGCGCAGCGAGGCCACCGCGCGGCGCAAGGCGGCGCTGGACGAGGCGCGCACCTACGCCCAGGCGCAGGTGCAGCAGCAGCGGCTCGCCCGCGCGAAGGCCGAGGCCCAGCGCGTGGGCGCCGCCGACCCCGACGCGCCCGTGCTGCGCGCCCTCGCCGAGGCGCGCGCGCAGCGCCTGAGCGACGCGCAGACGCAGGCGAAGCTCGCGGCGCTCAATGCCCCCGGGCTCGGCGAGGCCCTGCGCCGCGGCGCCCCGCGCCCGCCGGAGCGCTCGTTTGCGCCCTCGCGCGCCCAGCAGCTCAAGGTGCAGCAGCGCACGCCGCGGCTCGCCCCGCGCCACGGCGCGCTCACCCCGCAGCTGCGCGAGCTCTACGCCGAGGCACAGGGCGGGCAGACCTGGGTGGAGCAGTGGAACGGCGCGCTGGTGCCGGTGCAGGACGTGCTGCAGGGCCACGGCGCGCCGCGCGTGCAGGTGGCCTCGTACGGGGCCGGTGCGCTCGCGGGTGTGATGGCCGCGCTGCCCACCCCGGCGGACGAGGACCTCGCCCAGACGCCCGAGACGCTGCAGACGGAGGAGGTGAAGGCCCTGGCCGCGAAGCTCGGCGGCACGCCGCTCGCGCTCTACAACTGGGTGCACACCCGCGTGGAGCCGGAGCTGTACTACGGCAGCAAGAAGGGCGCCGCGGCGACGCTGGCGGAGGCGCGCGGCAACGACTTCGACCAGGCCTCGCTGCTCATCGCGCTCCTGCGCGCCTCGGGCGTGCCGGCGCGCTACGAGTACGGCGCGGTGCGCCTCTCCGCGGCGCAGGCCCAGTCGCTCACGGGCCTGGAGGCCCCCGCGCTCGCCGCCTCGCTGATGAGCCGCGCGGGCATCCCCGCGCAGGTGACGGAGGACGGCAAGGGCGTGCTCGCGGAGCGCGCGTGGGTGCGCGCCTTCGTCTCCTACGGCCAGTACCGCGGCGGAGGCACGGGCGGCGGCAGCGGCGCGGAGAGGCTGTGGGTGCGCCTCGACCCCGGCCTCAAGCGCATGGCCTACACCCAGCGGGTGAACCTGCGCGGCCTGGTGACCTTCGACTTCGACGCCTACCTCTCCGGCACGAAGGCCGAGACGCCCCTGGACGTGTTCGAAGCGCAGCTGCTCGCGGCCGCGCAGGCGAAGAACCTGTGCAACACGCTGGATGACGCCCTGCTGCACGCGCAGATGGTGCAGGAGCCCTTGCGCCTCCTGCCCGCGGAGCACCCGGCGAAGGTGGAGCAGAGCCTGCTGCTCTTCTCCCGGCCCCCCGAGAACATGCGCCACTTCGTGGACCTCACCCTGGACGGGCAGGCGCAGCGCTTCGAGATGGCGGAGCTCGAGGGGCGCTCGCTCTCCCTGCGCTACCCCGGTGCGACCCCGGCGGACGAGGCGCGCATCAGCCAGGCCGGGGGCCTCGAGAACGTGGCTCCCTACCAGGTGAAGGTGGCGCCCTCCCTGCGCGTGGACGGCGTGGAGGTGCGCCGCTTCGCCCCCGTGATGCCCGGCATCACCCAGAGCCTCACCGTGCGCACCACGCTGCCCGGCACCAGCCCCGCGCTCTCCGCGCACCAGCCCATCGCGGGCTCGGTGTACGCGCTGGGCTCGGTGGGTGGCACGCCCACGGCCGAGCGCATCACCCAGCTGCGCCAGCAGGCGACGGACGCGAAGGGCGAGGAGCGCGAGGACGCGCAGGCGCAGCTCGCGCTCGCGCGCTACGCGCAGTCGCTCAACACTGCGAGCCGCCGCATCACCGGCATGCAGGGCCACGTGGTGGTGCCGCTCGCGGTGGAGGGCATGGCGGGGCGCGACCTCAAGGTGGCCACGGGCGGCAGCAGCAACGGCACGCCGGTGGCGCTCGCGCGCGGCCTCTACGTGCTGGACGTGAACTTCTACCAGGCGCTGCTCAGCCGTGACGCGGACAGCTCGGGCATCCCCGCGCTGCTGCGCCTCATCGGGCACCAGGGCAGCGCGCTCGAGCACAAGACGTGGGAGGAGACGCTGAGCACCCCCAGCGTGTCCGCGGTGCGCACGCTGCAGGCCGCCGCGAGCCAGGGCGTGAAGGTGTACCACCTGAGCGGCGCGCACCCCGCCGGGCGCGATGCGCTCACGGGCTACCCGCAGGACACGCTCTCGCACGTGGACGAGGCGCTGGCCGCCGGCTGGCGCGTCACCATCCCCGAGCGCCCGGTGAACTACCTGCAGTACACGCAGCAGATCGGCTACATCCTGGAGAACCCGGTGACGGGGGAGGGCGGCTACCGCATCGGGCAGCTGCTCAACGGCGGCGCGTCCACCGGCCCCAGCCCCACGCCGGAGTCCGGCTGCAACGCCTGCGGCTCCTCGGAGGAGGTGGACAACTCCCGCGTGGACATGGCGAGCGGCAACTGGCGCGAGTACTTCGTGGACCTGAAGCTGCCCAACCTGCGCCTGCCCCTCCTGCTGCAGCGCACCTACGCGAGCCGCGCGCGCGGCCTGACGGACCTGGGCTACGGGTGGATCTCCACCTACGGCGTCTTCCTGCGCCCCGAGGCCGACGGCGACGTCACCTACGTGCAGGACGACTGGCGGGAGATCCGCTTCGACCGCCAGGCGAACGGCACCTTCGTCACCCCCGCGGGCCAGTTCTTCGCGCTCGCCGCAGTGGCGGGCGGCGGCTGGAACCTGCGCTCCACGGACGGCGTGCAGTTCGACTTCGATGCGGCGGGCCGCCTCACCCGCATGCAGAACGCGAGCGGCCACAAGGCCACGCTCGTGTATGCGGGCGGCCTGCTCGCGCAGGTGCTGGACACCCACGGCCAGCCGGCCCTCACCTTCACGCACGTGGGCAGCAAGCTCACCGAGGTGAAGGACCGCGCGGGCCGCAGCGTGCGCTACGCGTACGAGGGCGACGCGCTGGTGGCCGCCACGGACGCCACCGGCGAGACCGAGCGCTACGAGTACGACGGGGACCTGAACCTCACCGCGCGCGTGGACAAGCGCGGCAAGCGCTACCAGAACTTCTACGACTTCCAGGACCGGTGGATCGGCAGCCGCAACCCGCTGGGCGAGCAGACCAGCGCGACCTACGACGCCGTGAAGCGCGCCAGCGTGTACACGGACCGCAACGGCGGGCAGTGGGTGCGCTACCACAACGCGGACGGCAACCCCGTCGCGGTGGTGGACCCGCTGGGCAACCGCACCGAGAACACCTGGCAGGGGGGCCTGCTGCGTACCCAGAAGGACGCGCGCGGCGGCCTCACCCAGACCACGTACGACGCGCGCGGCAACGTGCTGAGCATCAAGGACCCCACCGGCGCACTCTCCACCTGGAGCTACGACTCCACCTTCAGCGTGGTGCGCACCCAGACGCTCGCGGGCCAGAGCGCGGTGTTCCTCACCTACGACAGCGCGGGGCGACTGAAGACCCGCGCCGAGGCGGGCCAGACCACGAGCTACACCTATGACGCGCGCGGGATGCTGGAGACCGTGACCGCGCCGGGCAACGCGGTGGAGCGCTTCACGTACACGCCCGAGGGGCGCGTGGAGACGTACACCAGCCCGGACAGCAAGGTCACCCGCATGGCCTACGACCCCGCGGGCTTCCTCACCTCCCGCACGGACCCGCTGCAGGGCGTGGAGCGCTTCGAGCCGGACGCGCTGGGCCGCATCAAGGCCCACGTGGACCCGGCGGGCGTGCGCACCGAGTACGAGTACGACGCCGCGGGCCACCGCACCGCGATGGTGCAGGGCACGGCGCGCACCACCTTCGAGTTCGACGCCGGCGGGCGCATGGTGAAGCGCACCGAGCCCACGGGCGCCGTCACCCGCTACGAGTACGACGGCGAGGGCCGCATGCGGGCGCAGGTGGACCCGCGCGGCGGGCGCACCGTCTGGACGCGCGACCCGCTGGGCCGCGTGGTGGAGACGGTGGAGCCGGACGGCGCGCGCAACACGCAGCTGTACTGCGCGAACGCGAGCGTCGGCGCGCAGCCCTGCGCCAGCGTGGATGCGCTGGGCAACGTGACCCAGGCGGAGCTGGACGCAGCGGGCCGCATCACCCGCGTGGTGGACCCGCTCGGCCGGCTCACCGCCCGCACCTTCGACGCGGGCGGCCGCCTCACCAGTGAGAGCGGCCCGGGCATGGCCCAGGTCACCTACGGCTACGATACCTGGGGGCGCATCGAGTCCGCCGCGAGCCCGCTGCTCAGCGTGAGCTACGGCTACGACGCGCGCGGCAACCGCTCGGACGTGCGCGCGGGCGGCCAGAACACCCATCGCGTGTACGATCTCGCCAACCGCGTGGTCAGTGACGTGAACCCGCTGGGCCGCGAGACCCGCTACGGCTACGACGACGCGGGCCGCCCCCAGACGCGCACGGATGCGAGCGGCCAGGTGCACACCCGCGTGTACGACGCCGCGGGCCGCCTGAAGGAGCGCCGCTTCGACGACGGCACCGTCTACACCTTCGACTACGACGCGCACGGCAACCGCACCCTCGAGCGCACCCCCAGCCACGAGCGCCACCTGAAGTACGACGCGGTGGACCGCCTCACCCGCGTGGAGGACGTCACCCTGGGCAGCGTCATCGAGTACGCGTACGACGCCGCGGGCAACCGCACGAAGATGACGGTGGACGGCGTGGCCACGACCTACGCGTACGACGCGGACAACCGCCTGGTGCGCATGACGGACGCGGCCGGCCGCGCCACCACCTTCGGCTACGACGCCCTGGGCCGCCGCGCCTGGGTGAGCCGCCCCAACGGCGTGCGCTCGGTATACACCTACGACGCCGCAGGCCAGCTGCTCTCGCTGGTGCACACCCGCGGGGACGCGGCGCTCGCGGGCTTCGCGTACACCTACAACGCGGACGGCACGCTCGCGAGCAAGCGCAGCGTGGACGGCAGCCTCGAGACCTACGGCTACGACGAGGCGCTGCGCCTCACCTCGGTGTCCTACGGCAACGGCCGCAAGGTGAGCTACACCCTCACCGCGCAAGGCACGCGGCAGGCCATGGCGGACATGAGCGGCGTGCTCAACGGCGCGCCCCAGACCCGCACCACCACGTACACGAACAACACCTTCAACCAGGTCACCGCGCTGACCAGCTCCGGAGCGGGCGGCGCCACCAGCAGCACCGCCTTCGCCTACGACCCGGACGGCAACCTGAGCACCGAGACCACCGGCACCCAGGTGCGCCGCCACGTGTACGACCGCGAGGACCGCCTGCGCGAGCTGCAGCTGCCGGACGGCACGAAGTACCAGTACACCTACGATGCGAACGGCCAGCGCGTCTCGCAGCAGTCCCCGCAGGCCACCCAGCGCTACCTCACCGACGGCGTGAGCGTGCTCGCGGAGCTGGACGGGGCGGGCGCCACGCGCACCCGCTACCTCAGCCACCCGCAGGCCATCGACGAGCTGCTCTCCTTCGAGCAGGCGGGCAGCGTCTACTTCCCGCTCGCGGACGCGCTGGGCAGCATCTACGCCGTCACGGACGCGAGCGGCCGCGTGGTGAAGAGCTACGGCTACGACGCCTTCGGCGAGCGCACGAGCAGCACGAGCGGGGGCCCGCAGCTGGCGCTGGGCTTCATGGGCCGCGAGCACGACGCGAGCGGCCTGCGCTACCACCGCGACCGCTACGCGAGCCCGGCCCTGGGCCGCTGGACCCAGCCGGACCGGCGCGGCATGGCGGACGGCTTCAACCTCTACGCGTTCGCGCGCGGCAACCCCGTCTCCGGCCGCGACCCCTTCGGCTTCGACACGGAGATGATCATCTGGCAGCCCGTCTACGCCATCGAGCACTACAAGTCCGCGGGCGGCCACGTCTCCATGCGCATCAACGACATGTCCTACTCCTGGGAGACGGGCGGCATGAAGAAGCCCATCCCCTTCTCCGAGTACCTGGAGGCGCAGAAGTACCGCGAGGGCAACGGCTACATCCTGGACTTCACCCCGCTGCAAGAGTCGCAGCTGGAGTACACGCTGCTCGAGAGCACCGACTTCAACGAGCCGGACGCCATCTTCGGTGTGTACAACCTCATCACGCGCAACTGCGGGCAGATCGCGAGCCGCAGCCTCTACCGCGCGGGCCTGAGCGAGAAGCTGCCCTGGTACGACGTGCACCCCAACGACGTGGAGTCGTGGATCCAGGGCCAGCCCTTCGTCATCGGCAGCACCTACTACCCGCAGCGCGAGTTCGAGATCGGCCTCGTGCAGAGCGTGCAGATGTACCTGACGGACGTGATCAGCGGCGGCTACTTCTGGAGCGCCGGAGACCCCTACCTCCTGTTCTAG